ATTTCCCTTTTATTCGATATTTGTATAAACCGCTTGAACGTCATCATCGTCTTCTAGCTTATCAAGAAGTTTCTCAACCTCAAGCATTTGCTCTTCGCTTAGATTCACGGTTTGATTTGGTAAGTATTGAAGTGAAGCTTTTTTAACTACTAAATTTAGCTTCTCTATGCCTTCATGAAGTGTGCCAAAATTTGCGTAATCGCCATAAACAAATAACGTCTCATCGTCAGCCTCGATATCGCTTAGACCATAATCTATTAGTTCAAGCTCGATCTCTTCGATATCTGCGCTTGGCTTTTCAAGCTCAAAAACACTCTTTCTTGTAAACATAAAGCTAAGGCTGCCACTTGGTAAAATTTCTCCACCATTTTTGCTAAATATCGCTTTAACATTGGCAACCGTTCTTGTTGGATTGTCGGTCGCACACTCAACGATGATCTGTACACCGTGAGCTGCTTTGCCGTCATAAAAAATAGTCTTAATATCGGCGCTATCTTTGCCATTTGCTCTTTTTATAGCTGCATCGATGTTATCTTTTGGCATATTTTCAGCTTTTGCCGCTGCGATAGCTGCGCGAAGTTTAGGGTTCATATCCGGATCACATCCGCCATCTTTTGCCGCTACTGTTATAGCCTTTGCAAGTTTTGGAAATACCTTACTCATCTTATCCCATCTAGCTTCTTTTGCTGCTCTTCGGTACTCAAATGCTCGTCCCATAAATATCCTTAAATAAATTTTTTACGGATTATAACTAAAAAAATTTTATACTTTTTTAAAACATTTTTAGTTTGCCTGCCAAAGCGTTTAATTTGTAAATTTGAAAATAATATTTGGTAAAAATTTAAGCTAAAGGCATATAATCATACCATGATAAAAAATGCTCAAAAACAAGATGCAAAAATCTGCATAAAACTACTAAATTTAGCGATGGAGGATATCGCCTACAAGCTAAGTGGCTACGACGATCCTACAAAAAGCGATGAAATTTTAGAGAAATTTTTTAAAAGCGAGACAAATAGACTTAGCTATAAAAATGTCTTTGTTTATAAGCATAACGAGGAAATTATAGCTGCTATGTGTGCTTACTTTGGTGGCGACGTGGAGCAACTTGATAGAGAAATTTCACAGCATTTAATGGCTCTTGGCAAAGATGACAAGGTAGAAAAAGAGTGTTTTGACGATGAGTTTTATATAGATAGTATCGCTGTTGATGAAAATTTTAGAGGCCAAGGGCTTGCAAAAGAGCTCATAAGGCATTCGTTTGTCAAGGCAAAAGAGCTAGGGCATAAAAAGGTTTCATTAATAGTAGATACAAATAAGCCAAAAGTTCGTAAATTTTACGAGAGTTTGGGTTTTAAATTTAATGTCAAGAAAGTTGTAAATTTACATGAATACGACCATATGATAAAGGAGATAATATGAAAACATTTGAAGCAAACAATATCCACTGCCAAAACTGCGCAAACACTATAAAAAACGCACTTGAAGATGACTTTGGCAAGATAGAAGTTGATCTTAGCAAAGAGCCAAGACAAGTTAGGGTTGATCTTAAAGATAGTGAAGTTGAAAAATTTAAATCTGAAATGGCTGATCTTGGATTTGACGTTATAAAGGAGCTTTGATATGCCTTTAAAAGTCAAGCTAAATATAGCGGGAATGAGCTGCGTAAATTGCTCAAACGCTATCGAGAAAGTTTCTAAAAAGATAGATGGGGTGCTTGAAGCAAATGTAAATTTTGCAAATGCAAGCGGCGAATTTGTCCTAAAAGACGCTAGCGTGCGTGAAGTTTTAGAGCAAAAGATAAAGAAGCTTGGCTATTTTGTGGCGACAAATATTGATGAATTTGAAGCCAAAAGAGACGAGCATATAACTGCGATCAGAAATAAATTTATATTTGCATTTCTAGCGAGCATGGTCATCATGGCGCTTGAGATGTTTGTAAGGCCTAGCGTGGTTGTAAATTTAGCCATTTTAGCGCTTGGCTTTTTGGTGCTAGCTTTTAGTGGCAAAGACTTCTTTGCTCACGCCATAGAGGCTGTTAAAAACAAAAACTACGATATGAACGTGCTTGTAGCTCTTGGAAGCGGCAGTGCATTTTTATACTCGCTTTTTGCTGTGATCTTTTCAGATTTCATCCCAGATGATCTAAAAAATGTCTATGTCTCGGGCGCAGCGATGATAATAGCCTTTGTTTTGCTAGGTAAGTATCTTGAAGAGCGCTCAAAGGCAAAGGCAGGCGACTACCTAAAGACGCTACTTAAAATTTCTCCAAAAACCGCCTTTTTGGTCATGCCAGATGGACATAGTAAAGAGGTAAATGTAAATGAGCTAAAAGTAGGCGACATCGTCATCGTAAAAAATGGCTACAACATCCCAAGTGATGGCGTGATAGTTCAAGGTGGCGCTGAGATAGATGCTTCTATGCTTACAGGAGAGAGCTTGCCAGTTTATAAAGAGGTGGGAGATGGCGTATTTGCCGGCACTCTAAACACAAATGGCTACATAAGCGTCAAGGTGACAAAGAGCTCTTACGAGAGCTTGCTATCTCAAATTTTAAACCTACTAAGCGACGCTAGCTCTAAAAAGATGCCTATCGGACGGCTGGCTGACAAGATAGCAAACATCTTTGTGTCAAGTGTCGTGGCGACCTCAGTTCTTACATTTTTAATATGGATAATTTTTAGTGGAAATTTCGCCTATGCGATCTCTAGCGCGATCTGCGTTTTAATAATCTCATGTCCATGCGCTCTTGGACTTGCTACGCCAATAGCAATAGTAAGCTCGCTTGCACGCGGTGCAAAAGCTGGAATTTTAGTAAAAAATCCAGAAGTTTTAGAGCTAATAAAAGATGCTAAATTTGTAGCTTTTGACAAAACCGGCACACTTAGTAAAGGGCAAATCAGCGTCAAAAGCTCAAATTTAAGCGAGCAAGATTTAGCTCTTATCGCTTCTGCTGAAAATTTAAGTGAGCATCTCATCTCAAAAGCTATCGTTAGATATGCAAAGCAAAAATGTATAGATTTACAAAAGCTAAATGGAAAATTTCAAAATGTTGTCGGGCAAGGCATCATCTATGAGGATGAGAATAATCAGATAATAATCGGAAACGAAAAGCTGCTTTTGGAAAATGAAGTAAGTTTAAATCCGGATGAAAGTAACGCTATAAAAGAGGCTACAAACGATGGAAGCGGCGTCATACTTTGTGCTATAAATAAAAAATTTGTTGGTTTTTTAACGCTTAGTGATGAGCTAAAAGACGAGGCAAGCGATGTTATAAACGAGCTTACAAGTCTAAATTTACAAAGTGTGATCCTTTCAGGCGATGATGAGAAGGTGGTTGCAAGTATTGCCAAGAAGCTAAATGTGAGTAAATATCACGCAAATATGCTGCCTGAAGATAAATTTAATGAGATAAAAGAGCTTACAAATCATGGTGGCGTTATCTTTGTTGGAGATGGCGTAAACGACTCACCATCACTTAAAGAAGCAAGTGTTGGTATCGCTATGAACTCGGGCTCAGATATAGCAAAAGGTGCTGGAGATATCGTGCTTATTAAAAATGATTTGCGTGGAGTGACTGGACTAGTTAGATTAGCAAATGCTACTATGGCAAACATAAAAGAAAATTTATTTTGGGCGTTTATGTATAACGCGATTTGTATCCCGGTGGCTGCAGGCGTATTTTATCCAGTCTTTGGGCTACTTTTAAGCCCAGTTTATGGCTCAATGGCGATGTGTCTTAGCTCTGTTACTGTTGTTTTAAACGCACTTAGACTTAGATATCTACGACTTAAGGATTAAAATTTGAAACTTGGAGAACTTTATAGCGTTGTAGCGGCTGCGCTTGCTGCAAATTTTAGTGGTATTTTGGATGTTTCATCTTTTATGCGTATCAAAAAGACAAATGCGTGGATAACGCAGACAAATAACGAAACAAATAAAAAAGGTAACGAGCTTTATGCCAAATTTATCAAAGATGAAAGTAGTGCTGCTTTATGTGACGATTTTGTCATTTTAAAGTCAAAATTTGAGGCAAGCTACTATTTTTCTTCTGCAAAAGATGATCTAGTTCAATTTTATAAGGCTATAAATTTTCAGCCAAAAATTGGCGAGGTTGATAGCATCTCAAATCAGCTAATTTTAATAGCAAATATTTTAAAAAGCAAAGCATCTAAGGAGTCTATGAAACTTCTTGCAGCTTTTAGTGTCTCATTTTTCTTGCCTTATGCTAAACAGCTTTCAAAAGATATCCAAAAAGACGCAACTAGCAATTTTTATAAATCAATGGGATATTTTTTAGAGGATTTTTGCCTAGTTTTAGAAACTATTATTGGTAAGGCTTAGTTTTAAGCCTGTGCCATTTCTATCATTTGAGTTTTAATGCTTAAAATGTTATTTTGGATGACTGACTGCTCTAAATTTAAGTAATGAAGCATTTGCATAGAATTACGATCTTTTAGGCTTTGGATGCTTGAAATTTGATGCGAAATATCTAGCTTTTGATCTTGTAATTTTTCTAAGTCTTTTTGTAACTGTATGGCACTTGCTTTATTAATAATTATAGAGGAAATTTTAGCATCTTCTCTTTGTTCTACATGTACTTCATTGCTTCTAACAATATCTTTCTTGTCATAGCCGGAAGATACTAGCATGCTTGTTTTTGAGCTATTTGAAGAGATAGATGTATAGCCATCATGATAAAAAATATTTGAGTTCATATTTGCGTCTATTTGCATATCATCCTTCCTCTTATAGATTATTTTTATTTTAAACTATATTCAATAGAAAATTAAAATAGTTTTTAAAAAGTTATATTTTGAATTATATTTCTATATTCTTAAAGATAAATTATATTTATAACTTTTTTGCAACTTTATAGTTAAAATACCCAGTTAAGTGCTATTTTGTTAAAATCACGCAAAACTAATCAAAGGTAAAGCTATGAAAAAAGATGAAAACGCACATAAAAAGATGTGGGAGGGTAGATTTAGCGAGGCTAGCTCGAAGCTGCTTGAGGAATTTAATGCTTCTATAAATTTTGATAAAAATCTTTTTGAAGAAGATATTGCCGGTAGTAAGGCTCACGCAAAGATGCTTGGAATTTGTGGAATTTTGAAAAAAAATGAGTCAGAGGCGATCATAAAGGGGCTTGATGAGGTTTTATCTGAGATAAGAGCAGGTAAATTTGAGTTTAAGTTAGAAGATGAAGATATACACATGGCAGTTGAGAAGCGACTTAGCCAGATCATCGGCGCCGAGCTTGGAGGCAGACTGCACACAGCTAGAAGTAGAAATGACCAAGTTGCGCTTGATTTTAAATTTTATGTTTTGAAGAAAAATTTAGAAATTTCTTCACTCATCAAAGAGCTCATCGCCACGCTTACAAATTTAGCCAAAAACCACAAAGATACGCTAATGCCAGGCTACACGCACCTTCAGCACGCCCAGCCAGTAAGCCTTAGCTACCATTTGCTAGCATACGCGTTTATGTTTAAGAGGGATTTTGAGCGATTTGTCAGCTCGTATGAGCGAAACAACCTAAGTCCGCTTGGCTCAGCAGCCCTTGCAGGCACGCCGCACAAGATAGATAGGAGTATCGTTGCAAGTGAGCTTGGCTTTGCAGGCTGCACGCAAAATGCGATGGATAGCGTGAGCGACCGCGACTATGCGCTGGAGATTTTATTTAACATTAGCGTTTTCATGACGCACGCTTCTAGACTTTGCGAGGAGCTCATACTCTGGAGCTCGCAGGAATTTGGCTTTGTAAGCATTAGTGACGCTTATAGCACGGGCAGCTCCATTATGCCTCAAAAGAAAAATCCAGACGTCGCTGAACTCATACGCGGCAAAACTGGGCGTGTAAATGGAAATTTAGTAGCGTTGCTAACTACGATGAAGGGCTTGCCACTTGCTTACAATAAAGATATGCAAGAAGATAAAGAGGGTGTTTTTGGTAGCGTTGCGACCATTTTAAGCTCGGCTACTATCCTAAATGAGATGATAAAAACGGCTAAATTTAATGAAAAAAATATGTTAAAAGCGACAAAAACAGGGCATCTAAGTGCAACTGATCTGGCGGACTATCTAGTGCGTGAGAAAAATATCCCATTTAGAACGGCGCACTTTATCACCGGCAAAGCTGTCGCAAAGGCTGAAAGCTTGGGGCTTGATCTAAGTGAGCTAAACGAAGAGCAGCTAAAAAGTGTCGATGAAAATTTGGACGAAAATGCCATTAAATTTCTAGATCTGCACGCTTCCAAAGAGGCTCGCACTTCAAAAGGCGGCACGGCAAATAAAAGCGTTGATGAGCAGATAGAAATTTTAGACTACTGGCTTAAGAAAAAAGAGTTATAATTACGCAAAATCTACAAATTTTAAAGGATGAAAAATGTTTTTTGATGGCAAAAATAAAGAGCTTTCTAGTAAAAATGAAGCTTTACAAAGAGAAAATGAAGCTTTAAAGGCTGAAATTTTAGCACTTAAAAATGAGCTAAAAAACGTTAAAACTTGCGAGCCAAAAGAGCAAGCCAAGGATAAGCAAGAAGCTGTAAATTTATTGCTTTCAAGTTATCAAGATGGTATAAATTTCTTGCAATTAACAATGGAAGAAAACCTAAAAATGCTTGAAAGTATAAACGGATTAAATGAAAAGACTTTCAAAGAGACGGGCGAACTCAAGTCGCAAACGGCTGAGATTTTAAACTCGATCGAGCAAGTAAGCCAGATGAGCAATGACCTTTCAAATGACGCTTCTTCGCTTAATGGAAGCGTAAATTCGATTGCTGAGATTATAAATCTTATTAAAGATATCTCAGATCAGACAAATTTGTTAGCTCTAAATGCTGCTATTGAGGCGGCCCGTGCTGGTGAGCATGGACGAGGTTTTGCTGTCGTGGCAGATGAGGTTAGAAAGCTTGCTGAACGTACCCAAAAAGCGACACTTGAAGTAGAAGTAAATATAAATGGACTTAAGCAAAGTGCGAATACAATGATCGAAATGAGTGAGAATTTCTCAAAAATTTCTGCAAATGCTATGAAAATTTTAGGTGGATTTGAAGGAAACATCTCAAGCGTAAACTCAAATACGCAAAATATCCTAAATCAGGCCTTAAATGTTACAAATGAAGTCTATGTAAGCAATGGAAAAATAGATCATATAAATATGAAGCTAAATGGATATAGAGGCGTGCTTTTAAATGAATTTAATAAAATTCAAGATGTTCATGAGTGTAGATTTGGCAAATGGTATGAAAAAGATGTGAAAAATACTCTTGTAAAAGATGCCAAAATTCTCTCAAGTATCGCAGCTCATCATGAAAATGTTCATCATGGACTAGAAAAAGCGATGGTTATTTTTGCTGATAAAGATAAAGGAAATCTACCTGGCGTTGAAATATTAAAAGATGTCGAAAACTCAAGTAAAGTAGGTTTTGAAGAGTTGCTTGAAGCTATTAAGTCTGCAAGAAAATAAAATCTTAGACTCATGCTTTGAGTCTAAGATTTAGAAGTTATTAAAATGTGCTTTGTGGATCAGCTACGCCTTCGCTCCAGCCAAGCTTCGCTCCACCAAGCAGGTGAAAATGTAGATGCATAACCTCTTGACCGCCGTTTTCACCGCAGTTTGTGATGAGGCGGTATCCGCTCTTATCAACGCCCATTAAGGTCGCCACTTCTTGGATAAATTTAGTCATCTCTCCCATTAAAACCGGATCCATCTCTTGGAAATTTTTATAGTGTTTTTTTGGGATGATTAGGATGTGGATCGGTGCTTTTGGATTTATGTCGTTAAAAGCTAGAAATTTCTCGCTTTCAAGCACTTTGTTGCAAGGGATTTCACCAGCTACGATCTTTTCAAATATGGTCATTTTAGCTCCTTTGAAATTTTGCAAAATTATATCAAAGTGTGCTTAAATTTCGTGCTCTTTATCTTGATTTTAACTCTTTTTCTATAAAATCGACTCAAAAATTTATAAAGGCAAAAAATTGCAAGATTTCGTTAATAAAATCAAAAATGAAATTTCAACGCTTGATGATTTGGAAAAAGTCAGGGTAGAAATTTTTGGCAAAAAGGGCATCTTGGCGCAAGGCTTTGCAAAGCTAAAAGAGCTTGGTGAAGATGAGAAAAAGGAATTTGCAGCAAATTTAAACAAGCAAAGAGATGAGCTTGGCGCGCTAATAGAAGCTAAAAAGGCTGAGCTTAGCGAGCAAGAGATAGATAACAAGATGAAAAAAGAGGCCGCTGATATCACGCTATTTAATGAGCCTGTTGCTAGCGGGGCACTTCATCCTGTGATGGCTACGATGGATAAGATAATTGAATACTTTTTGGCTCTAAATTTCTCGCTCGAGACCGGACCACTAATAGAAGATGATTTTCACAACTTTGAGGCGCTAAATTTACCAAAATACCACCCAGCAAGAGATATGCAAGATACATTTTACCTAGATGATTTTAGACTTTTAAGGACGCATACGAGTCCAGTTCAGGTGCGAACTATGCTAAATCAAAAGCCGCCTATTCGCATGATAGCGCCAGGTACTGTCTTTAGACGTGATATGGATTTAACGCATACACCGATGTTTCACCAGGTCGAGGGCCTTGTGGTGGAGGATGCTGAGAAAGTTAGCTTTGCAAATTTAAAATCAATGCTTGAGGGCTTTTTAAAGCATATGTTCGGCGACGTTGAAGTGCGTTTTCGCCCTAGCTTCTTTCCATTTACGGAGCCTAGCGCAGAGGTTGATATTAGTTGTATATTCTGCCACGGCAAGGGCTGCAGAGTGTGCAAGCAGACTACTTGGCTTGAGGTACTTGGATGCGGCGTCGTCGATCCAAACGTATTTAAGGCGGTTGGCTATAAAAACGTAAGCGGATATGCCTTTGGCCTTGGCGTTGAGAGATTTGCGATGTTGCTTCATAGAGTGCCTGATCTAAGGTCGCTTTTTGAGGGAGATTTAAGATTGTTGGAGCAGTTTAAATGATAATTTCAAAGCATTGGTTAAACGAGTGGATCGACCTTAGCGAGGTTAGTGGCGAGACACTTTCAAAGACATTAAATTCTATTGGGCTAGAGGTTGATAGTTATAAAGAGATAAATTTACCAAAGAGTATTGTGGTTGGCTACATAAAAAGTAGAGAAAAGCACCCAGATGCCGATAAGCTAAGCGTTTGTCAAGTCGATGTTGGTGGAGAGACGCTTCAGATCGTGTGTGGGGCTAAAAACGTTGAAGCTGGCCAGTTTGTGCCAGTTGCACTTATTGGTACGACTATGCCAAATGGTCTTGAGATAAAAAAAGCAAAGCTAAGAGGTATCGAGTCAAGTGGCATGATCTGCTCTTCAAGTGAGCTGGGACTTCCAAAGGTGAATGATGGAATTTTACCACTTGATGAGAGCATCGGCAAGCTAAAACTTGGTACAAGCCTTAGTGAATTTGAGGTATTTAAAGATACGATAATCGAAGTTGATGTCACAGCAAACAGAGGCGATTGCCAAAATTTACATGGCATCGCAAGAGAAATTTGTGCAGCGCTTGATCTAAATATAAAAGATAGCCACGAAGACGATGAAAGCGAAAATTTACTAGGTATTGGCAGAATAGCTTCTGTGCGAGCAGAGGATAAAGTAAATGGGTCATTTTTGTATAAGGCTTTTGAGCTAAAAGAAGGACTATATGAAAATCTAATAACTCGCATGCGTCTAGCATTAATAGAGTGCCAAAAGACAAATTTAGTTGAGAGACTGCTTGAATACGCGACATTTTGCACGGGTGTTTTATTTAGAGCTTATGATCACGCTAAACTAGTAAGTGAAGGTGAAAAGGCTGTTTTTGATATAAAAAATGGTGAAAATGGCGAATGTGTCGTTTATTGTGAGGATAAAAATTTAGGCATTGCTGGAATTTACCAAAGTGACGCAGCAAGAGTAGATGAGAAGTCAAAAGTGATCCTAGTAGAAGCTAGCTACGTAAAGCCAGATGTTGTTTCAAAAGCTATTTTTGAAAATAAAAATTTACCAAAGGGTGATCAAATTTATCGCTCAAGTCGTGGTAGCGAGCCAAATTTAGCTTATGGAGCGGATTATTTATTTAGAAGACTTGCTAATTTTAAAGATACTCTAAATCTCTTTGCTGGCTCACAGCAGTCGCTTTTAAACACCGAGCCTATAACACTAAGCATCTCTCTTTTTGAGCTTAAAAATATGATCGGTCAAGATATTGCTAGAAATGACGTCGTTAAAATTTTAAAGAAACTTGGCTTTGAGATCGCAGTAAATGTTGAGCAAGAAAGCTTTAACGTAAAAGTGCCGTTATTTCGCCATGATATAGTAAATTCTCACGATGTTTGCGAGGAGATCGTAAGGATAATAGGCATAGATAATATCGCCTCAAAACCACTAAATTTCTCTGAGAAAAATAGGCTAAATAAGACATATTTTGACTATAAAAACGCCCTAAATTTAAGGCGTAGAGCAGCTGATAATGGCTTTTTTGAAAGCGTGCACTACGTATTTGACAGCCTTGATGAGCTTAGTGAGCTAAATTTTAAACCATGCAAAGTTAAGATATTAAATCCTATAAACAACGAGCTAAACACGCTTAGGCCGACGCTTGTTAATCACCTTCTAAGCTCAAGCGAGAAAAATATCAAAAACTCGAAACGCTCAGTTAGATTATTTGAACTTGGAGAAGTTTTTGATGAAGACGCAAATCAAGGCTTAAATTTAGGCTTTGTTGTGTCTGGACTTTTAAAAGAGCCAACACTGATAAACGGTGCAAAAGGCGAGGAGGCAAATTTCTACGCATTTGCATCGATGGTGCAAAATGTCATAGGTAAATTTGAGCTAAAACCTTGCCAGGGCATCTCATATCTTAGCCCATACGAGCAAGCACACATCTATCAAAATGGCGAAAATATCGGCTATATCGGTAGAGTTGACGCAAGAGTTGAGGCAAAGAGAGATCTGCCAAGAACATATGTTTGCGAGATTGATTTTGCTAAGCTTAAATTTGAGCCAATTTTGGCAGTGCCTTACTCTAAATTTCAAAGTACAACAAGGGATCTTAGCCTTATTGTGCCTGAAAATTTCGAGGCTGGACAAATTTATGAGTGCATAAGAGGGCTAAATCTAAAAGAGCTAAAAGAATTTTTACCAGTTGATATCTACAAAGATGCAAAGCTAAATGGCTCGATCAGTCTTAGTCTCAAATTTACATTCCAAGATATGGAAAAAACGCTTGAGGATGATGATATAAATGCACTTATGGATAAAATTTTAAGCGAGCTAAAAGAGAAACTAAATATCGGAATAAGATGAGAATTTATCCATTAGAAAAAAGTCTAAATTTAACTATTGACGACATCGCAGCGGATAAGTCCATCTCGCATAGATGTGCGATTTTTTCGCTTTTAAGCGATAAGCCATCTCGCGTTAGAAACTATCTAAGAGCAGGCGATACACTAAATACCTTAAAAATAGTCCAGCTTTTAGGTGCAAAAGTTGAGGACAATGGTTCTGAAATAGCGATCATGCCGCCACAAAAGATAAAAGAGCCAAATGAAATTTTAGAGTGTGGCAACTCAGGTACGGCAATGAGGCTTTTTATGGGACTATTAGCCGCGCAGAACGGCTTTTTCGTGCTAAGTGGTGATAGATATTTAAACTCACGTCCAATGGCTAGAATAGCAAAACCTCTAAACGATATGGGTGCAAAGATAGATGGTGCAAACAACGCAAACAACGCTCCTCTTTGTATAAGAGGGACAAAATTTGAAAGATTTAGTTTTGAGAGCAAGATCGCCTCAGCTCAGGTAAAAAGTGCGCTTTTGCTGGCGGCTCTTTACTCAAATGGCTGCAAATTTAGTGAGCCAGAGCTAAGCAGAGATCATACTGAGCGTATGCTAGCTGGCATGGGAGCTGATATAAAGCGTGACGACCTAGAGATCACTTTAGAGCCGATGAAAGCTCCACTTGCGCCACTTGATATAGACGTGCCAAATGATCCAAGTTCAGCATTTTTCTTTGCGGTCGCAGCTTTAATCATCCCAAATTCGCATATCATTTTAAAAAATATCTTGCTAAATAAAACTCGCATCGAAGCTTACAGGATTTTAGAAAAAATGGGTGCTGAGATAAAATTTCACAAAACCTCAAGCAAATACGAAGATATCGGTGATATCGAGGTTAAATACTCACCAAACTTAAAAGGTGTAGAAGTTAGCGAAAATATCTCGTGGCTCATCGACGAAGCTCCAGCTTTAGCCATCGCATTTGCCTGCGCTAAAGGCCAAAGCAAGCTGACAAATGCCAAAGAGCTTCGCGTAAAAGAGAGTGATAGGATAGCTGTCACGATAAATGCATTAAAAGCATGCGGTATCGAGGCAAGCGAGCTTGAAGATGGTTTTGTTATAAATGGATCTGAGGCTAAATTTGCCACGATAGATAGCCACGGAGATCATAGGATCGCGATGAGCTTTGCCATACTTGGACTAAAATGTGGCATGCAGATAGAAAAGAGCGAATTTATTGCCACATCGTTTCCAAATTTTGCTGAAATTTTAAAGAAAATGGGAGCTAGAGTTGAAGATTGAGCTTGCTAGTAGTTATGGATTTTGCTTTGGTGTAAAAAGGGCGATAAAGATTGCTGAAAATGCAGGAGATGCTGCGACCATTGGGCCACTCATACATAATAACGAAGAGATAAACAGGCTTGAGAAAAACTACAATGTAAAAACACTTGAGGGTATAGACGAGCTAAAGGATGAGAAAAAGGCGATCATCCGTACTCATGGCATCACTAAAAATGACCTTGCAGAGCTAAAAAAGACAGATATAAAAGTAATCGACGCAACTTGCCCGTTTGTGACAAAGCCACAGCAAATTTGTGAAAAAATGAGCGAAGAGGGTTATGATGTGGTGATCTATGGTGACGTACACCACCCTGAGGTAAAGGGCGTGAAGTCATATGCCAAGGGTAACGTCTATGTCGTGCTTGATGAGAGCGAGTTAGAGGGCATTAAAT
This is a stretch of genomic DNA from Campylobacter concisus. It encodes these proteins:
- a CDS encoding GNAT family N-acetyltransferase; its protein translation is MIKNAQKQDAKICIKLLNLAMEDIAYKLSGYDDPTKSDEILEKFFKSETNRLSYKNVFVYKHNEEIIAAMCAYFGGDVEQLDREISQHLMALGKDDKVEKECFDDEFYIDSIAVDENFRGQGLAKELIRHSFVKAKELGHKKVSLIVDTNKPKVRKFYESLGFKFNVKKVVNLHEYDHMIKEII
- a CDS encoding heavy metal translocating P-type ATPase, producing the protein MPLKVKLNIAGMSCVNCSNAIEKVSKKIDGVLEANVNFANASGEFVLKDASVREVLEQKIKKLGYFVATNIDEFEAKRDEHITAIRNKFIFAFLASMVIMALEMFVRPSVVVNLAILALGFLVLAFSGKDFFAHAIEAVKNKNYDMNVLVALGSGSAFLYSLFAVIFSDFIPDDLKNVYVSGAAMIIAFVLLGKYLEERSKAKAGDYLKTLLKISPKTAFLVMPDGHSKEVNVNELKVGDIVIVKNGYNIPSDGVIVQGGAEIDASMLTGESLPVYKEVGDGVFAGTLNTNGYISVKVTKSSYESLLSQILNLLSDASSKKMPIGRLADKIANIFVSSVVATSVLTFLIWIIFSGNFAYAISSAICVLIISCPCALGLATPIAIVSSLARGAKAGILVKNPEVLELIKDAKFVAFDKTGTLSKGQISVKSSNLSEQDLALIASAENLSEHLISKAIVRYAKQKCIDLQKLNGKFQNVVGQGIIYEDENNQIIIGNEKLLLENEVSLNPDESNAIKEATNDGSGVILCAINKKFVGFLTLSDELKDEASDVINELTSLNLQSVILSGDDEKVVASIAKKLNVSKYHANMLPEDKFNEIKELTNHGGVIFVGDGVNDSPSLKEASVGIAMNSGSDIAKGAGDIVLIKNDLRGVTGLVRLANATMANIKENLFWAFMYNAICIPVAAGVFYPVFGLLLSPVYGSMAMCLSSVTVVLNALRLRYLRLKD
- the argH gene encoding argininosuccinate lyase, translating into MKKDENAHKKMWEGRFSEASSKLLEEFNASINFDKNLFEEDIAGSKAHAKMLGICGILKKNESEAIIKGLDEVLSEIRAGKFEFKLEDEDIHMAVEKRLSQIIGAELGGRLHTARSRNDQVALDFKFYVLKKNLEISSLIKELIATLTNLAKNHKDTLMPGYTHLQHAQPVSLSYHLLAYAFMFKRDFERFVSSYERNNLSPLGSAALAGTPHKIDRSIVASELGFAGCTQNAMDSVSDRDYALEILFNISVFMTHASRLCEELILWSSQEFGFVSISDAYSTGSSIMPQKKNPDVAELIRGKTGRVNGNLVALLTTMKGLPLAYNKDMQEDKEGVFGSVATILSSATILNEMIKTAKFNEKNMLKATKTGHLSATDLADYLVREKNIPFRTAHFITGKAVAKAESLGLDLSELNEEQLKSVDENLDENAIKFLDLHASKEARTSKGGTANKSVDEQIEILDYWLKKKEL
- a CDS encoding oxidoreductase, which translates into the protein MKLGELYSVVAAALAANFSGILDVSSFMRIKKTNAWITQTNNETNKKGNELYAKFIKDESSAALCDDFVILKSKFEASYYFSSAKDDLVQFYKAINFQPKIGEVDSISNQLILIANILKSKASKESMKLLAAFSVSFFLPYAKQLSKDIQKDATSNFYKSMGYFLEDFCLVLETIIGKA
- a CDS encoding YebC/PmpR family DNA-binding transcriptional regulator, which encodes MGRAFEYRRAAKEARWDKMSKVFPKLAKAITVAAKDGGCDPDMNPKLRAAIAAAKAENMPKDNIDAAIKRANGKDSADIKTIFYDGKAAHGVQIIVECATDNPTRTVANVKAIFSKNGGEILPSGSLSFMFTRKSVFELEKPSADIEEIELELIDYGLSDIEADDETLFVYGDYANFGTLHEGIEKLNLVVKKASLQYLPNQTVNLSEEQMLEVEKLLDKLEDDDDVQAVYTNIE
- a CDS encoding heavy-metal-associated domain-containing protein — its product is MKTFEANNIHCQNCANTIKNALEDDFGKIEVDLSKEPRQVRVDLKDSEVEKFKSEMADLGFDVIKEL
- the pheS gene encoding phenylalanine--tRNA ligase subunit alpha, with product MQDFVNKIKNEISTLDDLEKVRVEIFGKKGILAQGFAKLKELGEDEKKEFAANLNKQRDELGALIEAKKAELSEQEIDNKMKKEAADITLFNEPVASGALHPVMATMDKIIEYFLALNFSLETGPLIEDDFHNFEALNLPKYHPARDMQDTFYLDDFRLLRTHTSPVQVRTMLNQKPPIRMIAPGTVFRRDMDLTHTPMFHQVEGLVVEDAEKVSFANLKSMLEGFLKHMFGDVEVRFRPSFFPFTEPSAEVDISCIFCHGKGCRVCKQTTWLEVLGCGVVDPNVFKAVGYKNVSGYAFGLGVERFAMLLHRVPDLRSLFEGDLRLLEQFK
- a CDS encoding CZB domain-containing protein translates to MKLNGYRGVLLNEFNKIQDVHECRFGKWYEKDVKNTLVKDAKILSSIAAHHENVHHGLEKAMVIFADKDKGNLPGVEILKDVENSSKVGFEELLEAIKSARK
- a CDS encoding histidine triad nucleotide-binding protein; its protein translation is MTIFEKIVAGEIPCNKVLESEKFLAFNDINPKAPIHILIIPKKHYKNFQEMDPVLMGEMTKFIQEVATLMGVDKSGYRLITNCGENGGQEVMHLHFHLLGGAKLGWSEGVADPQSTF